The following proteins come from a genomic window of Macaca thibetana thibetana isolate TM-01 chromosome 15, ASM2454274v1, whole genome shotgun sequence:
- the FRMPD1 gene encoding FERM and PDZ domain-containing protein 1 translates to MEELETSLFQTRKAHRIEQMVARWLRRSRDSSARAKVAAADGPARNPTQTLIPVRHTVKIDKDTLLQDYGFHISESLPLTVVAVTAGGSAHGKLFPGDQILQMNNEPAEDLSWERAVDILREAEESLSITVVRCTSGVPKSSFLTEEKRARLKTNPVKVHFAEEVLISGHSQGNSLLCMPNVLKLYLENGQTKAFKFEANTTVKDIILTVKEKLSIRSIEYFALALEEQYSISRLHLLHEEELIQQVVEREESHDYRCLFRVCFVPKDPLDLLKEDPVAFEYLYLQSCSDVLQERFAVEMKCSSALRLAALHIQERIYACAQPQKISLKYIEKDWGIENFISPTLLRNMKGKDIKKAISFHMKRNQNLLEPRQKQLISAAQLRLNYLQILGELKTYGGRIFNATLMLQDRESYIALLVGAKYGISQIINSKLNIMSTLAEFANISRVELTEESEKVSVVKVYLQDVKVLTLLLESNSAKDLACLIAGYYRLLVDPVTSIFLWPGNKQQAHRVSTEEGYESRACSDSEESSEVDCVLEPLSDRRLVKLAPCRSLIKEEQPPGNSPTPEVARRGPSTCGASSTTDSAESEASDSANTESRGYRTSGSSESMDALEEDDLDTCSSIRSAFFHFGSPSLPESIDSDSQEERSGIETSGFLCLLDLAQRANPQCQKTEFSESAALETFGWAPELSTVRLDPRLYEGSRADYYSLCSSVSPASYLSDSSDSTASRQGGAPPAWGQQGWTEAQPSSMLESLALHPPLAFEDGSSDEEYYDAADKLTPPGPPSGPRDVSAAEPSATSLRNKASTCGPESSLPCGPDGREPSRRGGVKKYAKTLRKRRSFLQTDYTSQVSFPLVPSASLESVDDVCYYDREPYLALGAPSPTVSSLQDMEGEPGLLETKALGLLAPLRETKSTNPASRVMEMEPETMETKSVIDSRVSSISAIRFRIDPNNKENSGVVPVASSSASTPHSSNPGSSGPDTAQARPSQILPLSQDLDGTAPKEPTIEHGDSSFSLSSGDPNPDRVCLASNPGLHNVSQGDTLELQLEPHVQLEMGLESFCTNHIQETAPKYTEPLLSPGDEPRSDECGINPGEKIASIPTKEEQQGQLSLERDREVTNKNGTKIFQEESRKDSGDSLGDVSDNVSQTLDINSPAGKIVTSLSLDAPVTGTEQIPPHAPRDPQGQSREPPGQACKAQEQKLFVELDLDPDFFLGKQTISSALPPEGIKAETPNHVTGEDTAHRDSPEWVCFNPGPSLPEPLPRPQEDPHLETSNHCLLSEGKSDSSSICLSAEKSFLCFAPESRPEVSASLRMATSLGFAGMNEMVAPRIGMEQCSCQFSYATCFRGPQPETEEEDRDLEAHPTAPLTSPPSAGSPVVLPWRPARTHSCSTAPLSRKSHIWPEYCSRALRQLKATPASTPEGFIQLMESLLELQDILETSWGIGNKHPPEKCTWHFTESRSRLCMGSQKLLSSCQHVIRMDQSPEEMQGAVRDTFQHLVQLAGLCFQFTDCSRCSTRHREAAGNLRDVVYTYHQFVEAAKSTCERGYHDLSVKLLARQCTALTAAVFCLTQKFRASTAL, encoded by the exons GAGGCTCTGCACATGGCAAGCTTTTCCCTGGTGATCAGATCCTCCAAATGAACAATGAGCCTGCTGAAGACCTTTCCTGGGAACGAGCAGTTGATATTCTCAG ggaAGCGGAAGAGTCTCTTTCAATCACAGTTGTTCGCTGCACATCG GGAGTCCCTAAATCGTCCTTCCTGACTGAGGAGAAGAGAGCCAGGCTGAAGACCAACCCTGTGAAGGTGCACTTTGCTGAAGAAGTGCTCATCAGTGGACATAGCCAG GGTAATTCTCTGCTGTGCATGCCCAACGTGCTCAAGCTATACTTGGAGAATGGACAGACCAAAGCTTTCAAGTTTGAGGCAAACACAACCGTGAAG GACATCATCCTCACTGTGAAGGAGAAGCTGTCCATCCGAAGTATCGAGTACTTTGCACTGGCCCTGGAAGAGCAGTACAGCATCTCCCGGCTGCACCTGCTACACGAAGAGGAACTCATCCAGCAG GTGGTAGAAAGGGAGGAGTCACATGACTACCGCTGCCTCTTCAGGGTCTGTTTTGTTCCCAAGGACCCCCTGGACCTCCTGAAAGAAGACCCCGTGGCCTTTGAATACCTCTATCTGCAG AGCTGCAGTGATGTGCTCCAGGAGCGCTTTGCTGTAGAAATGAAATGTAGCTCTGCACTCCGACTCGCGGCTCTGCACATCCAGGAGCGGATCTACGCCTGTGCCCAGCCACAGAAGATCTCTTTAAAGTATATAGA GAAAGACTGGGGAATAGAGAACTTTATATCTCCAACTTTACTCCGAAACATGAAAGGCAAAGACATCAAGAAAGCCATTAGCTTCCACATGAAGAGGAACCAGAATTTGCTGGAACCCCGACAGAAG cAACTTATTTCTGCTGCCCAGCTACGTTTAAATTATCTACAGATCCTCGGAGAACTCAAGACATATGGTGGAAGAATCTTTAATGCTACTTTAATG TTACAGGATAGAGAATCCTACATTGCCCTTCTAGTTGGAGCCAAGTATGGGATTAGCCAAATTATCAATAGCAAACTCAACATCATGTCCACATTGGCAGAGTTTGCAAACATTAGCCGTGTAGAGCTAACAGAAGAGTCTGAGAAAGTGAGCGTGGTCAAAGTGTATCTTCAGGACGTCAAG GTGCTGACTTTGCTGCTGGAATCCAACAGTGCAAAAGACCTAGCCTGCCTGATTGCTGGGTACTACAGGCTGTTGGTTGACCCAGTTACCTCCATTTTCCTCTGGCCTGGAAACAAACAACAAGCGCACCGTGTATCCACAGAAGAAG GCTATGAATCCAGGGCCTGCAGTGACTCAGAGGAGTCCTCTGAGGTGGACTGCGTACTCGAACCTCTCTCTGACAGGCGCCTGGTGAAGCTGGCACCCTGCAGATCACTCATAAAGGAGGAGCAGCCTCCTGGGAACAGCCCCACACCTGAGGTGGCTAGGAGGGGCCCCAGCACCTGCGGGGCCAGCAGCACCACAGACAGTGCCGAGTCTGAGGCGTCCGACTCAGCCAACACTGAGAGCCGCGGCTACAGGACCAGCGGCTCGAGCGAATCCATGGACGCTCTGGAAGAGGATGACTTAGATACCTGCTCCTCCATCAGGTCCGCTTTCTTCCACTTCGGCTCGCCAAGCCTCCCAGAGAGCATTGACTCTGACAGCCAGGAGGAGAGAAGCGGGATTGAAACCAGTGGcttcctctgtctcctggacCTGGCCCAGAGAGCCAACCCCCAGTGCCAGAAGACAGAGTTTTCCGAGAGTGCTGCTTTGGAGACATTTGGGTGGGCACCAGAACTGAGCACAGTCAGGCTGGACCCCAGGCTGTATGAAGGCAGCCGCGCCGACTACTATAGCCTGTGCTCCAGTGTCTCCCCGGCCAGCTACCTGAGTGACAGTTCCGACAGCACAGCTTCCCGGCAAGGGGGAGCCCCACCAGCCTGGGGTCAGCAGGGCTGGACTGAGGCCCAGCCTAGTTCCATGCTGGAATCCCTGGCCCTGCACCCACCACTGGCCTTTGAGGATGGCAGCTCAGATGAGGAATACTATGATGCGGCTGATAAGCTCACTCCCCCAGGCCCCCCCTCAG GGCCCAGAGATGTTTCTGCTGCAGAACCCAGTGCCACAAGCTTGCGGAATAAGGCCAGCACTTGTGGCCCTGAGAGCAGCCTGCCTTGTGGGCCAGATGGAAGAGAGCCAAGCAGGAGGGGAGGAGTCAAGAAGTACGCCAAGACCCTGAGGAAAAGAAGGTCTTTCCTACAGACCGACTACACCTCTCAGGTCTCATTTCCCCTGGTGCCGTCAGCCTCCCTGGAGAGTGTAGACGACGTGTGCTACTATGACAGGGAGCCCTACCTGGCCCTTGGTGCACCCTCCCCAACTGTGTCCTCTCTGCAGGACATGGAGGGCGAGCCTGGCCTTCTGGAGACAAAGGCCCTGGGGCTGCTAGCTCCCCTGAGGGAGACCAAGAGCACAAACCCAGCCTCCAGGGTCATGGAGATGGAGCCCGAGACCATGGAAACCAAATCAGTCATCGACTCTCGAGTGTCTTCTATTTCTGCCATTCGCTTCCGGATTGACCCCAACAATAAAGAGAATTCTGGTGTTGTCCCTGTTGCCAGCTCCTCAGCAAGCACTCCTCACAGTTCTAATCCAGGTTCATCTGGCCCAGATACTGCTCAGGCAAGGCCTTCCCAAATCTTACCTCTGTCTCAAGACCTGGATGGCACTGCCCCCAAAGAACCCACCATAGAGCATGGGGAcagctccttctccctctccagtGGCGACCCTAACCCAGACAGAGTCTGCTTGGCCAGCAACCCAGGGCTACATAATGTCTCTCAAGGAGACACACTAGAGCTCCAGTTGGAGCCCCATGTCCAGTTGGAAATGGGATTGGAATCTTTTTGTACAAATCATATACAAGAAACTGCCCCCAAATACACAGAGCCTTTGTTGTCTCCTGGAGATGAGCCTAGAAGTGATGAATGTGGAATAAATCCAGGAGAGAAGATAGCTTCTATTCCTACAAAGGAAGAGCAACAAGGACAACTATCtttggaaagagacagagaagttaCAAACAAAAATGGCACCAAGATATTTCAGGAGGAATCTAGGAAGGATTCAGGTGACTCCCTGGGTGATGTGTCAGATAATGTTTCACAGACTCTTGATATTAATTCTCCAGCTGGTAAAATAGTAACCTCCCTTTCTTTAGATGCTCCTGTAACAGGGACTGAGCAGATCCCACCACATGCCCCTCGAGACCCTCAAGGACAGAGCAGAGAACCCCCAGGGCAAGCCTGCAAGGCTCAAGAACAAAAACTATTCGTAGAGTTGGATTTAGACCCTGATTTCTTTCTTGGGAAGCAGACAATTTCATCAGCCCTCCCTCCAGAGGGGATCAAGGCAGAGACACCTAACCATGTGACAGGGGAAGATACAGCCCATAGGGACAGCCCTGAGTGGGTCTGTTTTAATCCTGGGCCTTCCCTGCCAGAGCCACTACCACGTCCACAAGAGGATCCTCACTTAGAAACTTCAAACCATTGCTTACTCTCAGAAGGCAAAAGTGACAGCTCTAGCATCTGcctttctgctgagaagtctttTCTGTGCTTTGCCCCAGAAAGCCGTCCTGAAGTCTCTGCCAGTCTCAGGATGGCTACATCTTTGGGTTTTGCAGGCATGAATGAGATGGTGGCTCCCAGGATAGGGATGGAGCAGTGCAGCTGTCAGTTCTCCTATGCCACATGCTTCCGTGGCCCGCAGCCTGAGACAGAGGAGGAAGACCGGGACTTGGAAGCACACCCCACGGCCCCCCTCACTTCACCGCCCTCTGCGGGAAGCCCGGTGGTTCTGCCCTGGAGGCCTGCCCGAACCCACAGCTGCAGCACTGCACCCCTGTCGAGGAAAAGCCACATCTGGCCAGAGTACTGCTCCAGGGCACTGAGACAGCTGAAAGCCACCCCCGCCAGCACCCCTGAGGGCTTCATCCAGCTCATGGAGAGCTTGCTGGAGCTACAAGACATTTTAGAAACTTCCTGGGGGATTGGAAACAAACATCCCCCAGAGAAGTGCACCTGGCACTTTACCGAAAGCCGGAGCCGCCTCTGCATGGGCTCCCAGAAGCTCCTGTCGAGCTGTCAGCATGTGATCAGAATGGACCAGTCCCCCGAAGAGATGCAGGGGGCCGTGCGTGACACCTTCCAGCACCTGGTCCAACTGGCTGGCCTGTGCTTTCAGTTCACGGACTGTAGCCGCTGCTCCACCCGGCACAGGGAGGCAGCGGGGAACCTGAGGGATGTGGTGTACACCTACCATCAGTTTGTAGAGGCTGCTAAAT